One Eurosta solidaginis isolate ZX-2024a chromosome 5, ASM4086904v1, whole genome shotgun sequence DNA segment encodes these proteins:
- the ImpE1 gene encoding uro-adherence factor A, with translation MAYTRPPPQHGVWSGALTVKRVLVIFIFIALNDAFLTQAQLHREPRLGSKCQHDMDCTDFIKGSSCSANGFCECAPYFVQYNATSCLSSQLLGGDCVLNDQCTMKVANSSCLDGACRCVEGFLQFRKHTCLGPALPGSVCYSHAHCEMFDKRSHCDFLIPNLFGRCQCTAPTRLVGGFCVEGNVNLAPEVPVLTTSSTSTLASSTTTTKRTTTSTTSTPAPLTTKTEEAPTSTEPVRFDSVEEQSFFEEKIDDSPANSDADMDLPTTPAQQQLTPAATDGNLQALAAAGDNGDAIISQEATPVAAVVDDYPYKMDEEYEQQIDDEQQQQQTMEDQEQEDQQIMEKQDEEQQQMLDNQNEMVEEEKRVEDEKPEEVVAVAPIKEELETSAVQQPVDENEDVAAEDTNFAESVNENVDIVAPLLGAHEMQQVPVKDAEHDEPELGDEQEVEDKIKPDHIALTGEHAFESPPEATEQEESKMEDEAVLAEAGHEQTEAHIKEEHEDNETIKEQESHDAEHAAEEDAAKTEHAAETEDVAEDHVAEAEDVAKEVAKISETEHITGAELDSILPEPQISEGNISQEKDHYGQEMSENGHKLGELPNKQLEEGGVPVEKPVSNKPLEETYQNETPDRFPSENLYSENHLTADEMYEDLGGGEGESGNIDETMKFDYELAQEDMNADNTEASDVDEELGIAFNPPHEVEQEPQEADLGQQEIDSELQKAENELHDPEKVQQGSQEEQQEADKNLQEPEEEPQETNVAAQEANAVLHEGDEALKETYLAAQEPEEAPPKTENALEETEKAPQEAEITENLDSVVKEHDMAEKEPTLYVHEVENKNEITDQQLQEESNKLDKESDSESETQVELEQQQPQQPAASISDVAAESTERVENESNITDNELTVDNVDTKPALEVEQEHKINDVDSSNNASHDEFTDPTEIAAAETTERIENDAEIENVAASESTAPYPSIDDDERILDVTQVPLNDNVNAAGLIEQSVGSEENNQQMTERAETQLADSDSVGSSTDPTEESDVDDSEAAASDIEHVVVKTVELAAPQTDEHLPEKEPAELTNSASELEVTNAPNGEPPLHDIEDGVEENEVKQDVGDQEPEEVTIAATEVILLQEAAFETDKKIESQSAEQPNNADVFENENESQTEHVEKENEADVRTAEGTTEWIKEVNIAEKEDTPSHEASLASSTLDEHTYMLEDDESTDKPYSEIYDVKETNQLTDEQMKIAQESNQFLTSSSFEEPNQLQQSIQTDHVDHDQTPHIDEPIRTTEDDENLSTATMVDQDANEHNVDQTDSNFISYSNQNGEMPESSPFEEQQSIADILSDLMTDDAESTITPFESATELSENENHIVQPEIAFQNTADLVAADTNIAEEKLATVLAPTAEVTERPERNEEKLISNHSKTQDVSVQSSNDIQKPDEIQDSANLVDQIAEVDHTSIGNIQSHTLESDSLIMESSTLSAAELDEAHGSGAGAELDVRADEATAEPADIVEITTQTLMGLASRVTLMEPAAPIVTTLKPLMIDATPENEYTPEPVKEVADTESILATKASSEIRKRVELGSEAVSLGLSCIHNRQCQLADPNAICNVRGICDCATAELTTEAQCSAQRTGCAPGTFQCRSSGVCISWFFVCDGRPDCNDDSDEECTFNARLNQICPQEAFQCERSGRCISRAARCDGRKQCPHGEDEFGCNALKSGQCPPNTFRCKSGECLPEYEYCNAIISCRDGSDEPPHLCGSRSMPTFFLRLLNAGGLLENEDAYCPHRCSNGRCRSTAIVCSGRDGCGDGTDEKTCSVCRCPAPHINSLPNYLATHRPMPLW, from the exons CTGCTCTCCCCGGTTCCGTTTGCTACAGTCATGCACACTGTGAGATGTTCGATAAACGTTCACATTGCGATTTTCTTATACCAAATCTCTTTGGACGTTGCCAATGTACAGCTCCAACCAGGTTGGTTGGAGGATTTTGTGTAGAGGGCAATGTGAATCTTGCACCCGAAGTACCAGTATTAACTACGTCATCTACTTCAACATTAGCAAGCagcacaacaacaactaaaagaaCAACAACTAGCACTACCTCAACGCCAGCTCCACTAACAACTAAAACAGAAGAAGCGCCAACATCAACCGAACCCGTGCGCTTTGACAGTGTTGAAGAGCAATCATTTTTCGAAGAAAAAATTGATGATTCACCAGCAAACTCGGATGCTGATATGGATTTGCCTACAACACCGGCACAACAGCAGTTAACACCAGCAGCAACTGATGGCAATTTACAAGCGCTGGCGGCTGCCGGTGACAATGGTGATGCAATAATATCACAAGAAGCAACGCCGGTCGCTGCTGTCGTCGACGATTATCCCTATAAGATGGATGAAGAATATGAACAACAAATtgatgatgagcaacaacaacaacaaacaatggaAGATCAAGAGCAAGAAGATCAACAAATTATGGAAAAGCAAGATGAAGAGCAACAACAAATGCTAGATAATCAAAATGAAATGGTGGAAGAGGAAAAGAGGGTTGAAGATGAAAAGCCGGAAGAGGTTGTGGCAGTAGCGCCAATAAAAGAAGAGCTAGAAACAAGTGCAGTACAGCAGCCAGTAGATGAAAATGAAGATGTAGCAGCAGAAGACACAAATTTTGCTGAAAGTGTGAATGAGAACGTTGATATTGTTGCACCGCTATTGGGCGCCCATGAAATGCAACAAGTTCCTGTAAAAGATGCAGAACATGATGAGCCGGAACTAGGTGATGAACAAGAAGTAGAAGATAAAATTAAGCCTGATCATATAGCGTTAACTGGAGAACACGCATTTGAGAGCCCTCCAGAAGCAACTGAGCAAGAAGAAAGTAAGATGGAGGACGAAGCGGTTTTAGCAGAGGCTGGGCATGAGCAAACCGAAGCACATATTAAAGAAGAGCACGAGGATAACGAAACAATTAAGGAGCAAGAAAGTCATGACGCGGAACATGCTGCTGAGGAAGATGCTGCTAAAACGGAACATGCTGCTGAAACAGAAGATGTTGCTGAGGATCATGTCGCTGAAGCGGAAGATGTTGCTAAGGAAGTGGCAAAAATTAGCGAAACTGAACACATTACAGGCGCGGAACTAGATAGCATTCTTCCAGAGCCGCAAATCAGTGAAGGAAACATTTCTCAGGAGAAAGATCATTATGGACAAGAAATGAGTGAAAATGGACATAAGCTAGGAGAGCTACCAAATAAACAGCTAGAGGAAGGAGGAGTGCCTGTGGAAAAACCTGTGTCAAATAAGCCTTTGGAAGAAACGTACCAAAATGAAACACCAGATCGATTTCCGTCCGAAAACCTTTATTCAGAAAATCACTTGACGGCTGACGAAATGTACGAGGACTTGGGAGGTGGTGAAGGGGAATCGGGCAATATTGATGAAACGATGAAATTTGATTATGAACTAGCACAGGAAGATATGAACGCCGACAATACTGAAGCGAGCGATGTGGACGAAGAATTAGGTATTGCTTTTAACCCACCACATGAAGTTGAGCAAGAGCCACAAGAGGCTGATTTAGGGCAGCAAGAAATTGACAGCGAGCTGCAAAAAGCTGAGAACGAACTGCATGATCCTGAGAAAGTGCAGCAAGGAAGTCAGGAAGAGCAACAAGAAGCTGACAAAAACCTGCAAGAACCTGAAGAGGAACCGCAAGAAACGAACGTAGCTGCACAAGAAGCAAACGCTGTTTTACATGAAGGTGATGAGGCTTTAAAAGAAACTTACCTAGCTGCACAAGAACCCGAGGAAGCTCCACCAAAAACTGAAAACGCTttagaagaaactgaaaaagcTCCACAAGAAGCTGAGATCACTGAAAACTTAGACTCTGTAGTTAAAGAGCATGACATGGCAGAAAAGGAACCGACTCTTTATGTGCATGAAGTTGAGAATAAAAATGAAATCACTGACCAGCAATTGCAAGAAGAGTCAAACAAACTAGACAAAGAAAGCGATAGTGAAAGTGAAACTCAAGTAGAAttagaacaacaacaaccacaacagccaGCAGCAAGTATTTCGGATGTAGCAGCAGAATCCACAGAAAGAGTAGAAAATGAAAGCAACATAACTGATAATGAATTAACCGTAGATAATGTGGATACCAAGCCGGCACTTGAGGTAGAACAAGAGCACAAAATCAATGATGTAGATAGTAGCAACAATGCAAGTCATGACGAATTCACTGATCCGACTGAAATAGCTGCGGCAGAAACAACGGAACGAATTGAAAATGACGCAGAGATAGAAAATGTTGCTGCATCTGAGAGCACAGCACCTTATCCAAGCATTGATGATGATGAACGCATTTTGGATGTGACACAAGTGCCATTAAATGATAATGTGAATGCTGCAGGGCTTATTGAACAGAGTGTTGGGAGCGAGGAGAATAACCAGCAAATGACAGAGAGAGCAGAAACGCAATTAGCAGACTCAGACTCAGTGGGATCATCAACAGATCCAACTGAGGAAAGTGATGTAGATGACAGTGAGGCAGCAGCTAGTGATATCGAACATGTGGTAGTGAAGACTGTAGAGCTGGCTGCGCCACAAACGGATGAACACCTCCCAGAAAAAGAACCTGCAGAGCTTACTAACAGTGCGAGTGAACTGGAGGTGACAAATGCGCCAAATGGTGAGCCACCGCTACATGATATTGAAGATGGAGTAGAGGAAAATGAAGTGAAACAAGACGTGGGAGACCAAGAGCCTGAAGAAGTAACTATAGCAGCAACCGAGGTAATTTTGCTGCAAGAAGCTGCATTTGAGACTGATAAAAAGATTGAAAGTCAATCCGCAGAGCAACCAAATAATGCAGatgtttttgaaaatgaaaacGAAAGTCAAACGGAACACGTTGAAAAAGAAAATGAAGCTGATGTGCGCACGGCTGAAGGCACAACAGAGTGGATTAAAGAAGTTAATATAGCTGAGAAAGAGGACACACCATCACATGAGGCTTCTCTTGCATCTAGCACATTAGATGAACACACATACATGCTGGAAGACGACGAGTCCACTGATAAGCCCTACTCAGAGATATATGACGTAAAGGAAACAAATCAACTGACTGATGAACAAATGAAGATCGCGCAGGAATCAAATCAATTTCTAACTAGTAGCAGCTTCGAGGAGCCCAATCAGTTACAGCAATCCATCCAAACCGACCACGTTGACCATGACCAAACGCCTCATATCGACGAGCCAATTCGTACAACTGAAGACGATGAAAACCTCTCGACAGCTACAATGGTTGATCAAGACGCCAACGAGCATAACGTCGATCAAACTGATTCTAATTTCATCAGTTATAGTAACCAAAATGGGGAAATGCCTGAGTCGAGTCCATTTGAAGAACAACAATCGATTGCAGACATATTAAGCGATTTGATGACCGATGATGCTGAAAGTACCATCACACCATTTGAGTCCGCTACCGAGTTGAGTGAAAATGAAAATCATATTGTACAGCCGGAGATCGCTTTTCAAAATACTGCAGACTTAGTTGCCGCCGATACCAATATTGCTGAAGAGAAGCTAGCAACGGTCCTTGCGCCAACCGCCGAAGTAACTGAACGCCCCGAGCgtaatgaagaaaaattaatatccAACCATTCAAAAACGCAGGATGTGAGTGTGCAATCAAGCAATGATATTCAAAAACCAGATGAGATACAAGACTCAGCAAATTTGGTTGATCAGATTGCTGAAGTGGATCACACATCGATTGGCAACATACAATCGCATACACTGGAATCGGATAGTTTGATAATGGAAAGCAGCACTTTGTCTGCCGCGGAGCTCGACGAAGCGCATGGTTCTGGCGCAGGCGCCGAACTAGATGTACGCGCTGATGAAGCTACAGCTGAACCGGCTGATATTGTTGAAATAACCACACAGACTTTGATGGGTTTGGCAAGTCGTGTAACGCTTATGGAACCGGCTGCACCAATTGTAACAACACTGAAACCATTAATGATAGATGCAACGCCGGAGAATGAATACACACCCGAACCGGTTAAGGAAGTAGCGGATACTGAAAGCATACTAGCGACGAAAGCTAGCTCAG AAATACGTAAACGCGTCGAATTGGGCTCGGAAGCAGTTTCGCTTGGTTTAAGCTGCATACACAATCGACAATGTCAGCTGGCTGATCCGAATGCAATATGTAACGTACGTGGCATTTGCGATTGCGCTACAGCGGAATTGACAACAGAAGCGCAGTGTAGTGCGCAACGGACGGGTTGTGCACCCGGCACCTTCCAG TGTCGCTCGAGTGGCGTTTGTATATCATGGTTCTTTGTATGTGATGGCCGTCCGGATTGTAATGACGACTCTGATGAGGAATGCACATTTAATGCGCGTCTAAATCAAATCTGCCCACAAGAAGCTTTCCAATGTGAGCGTAGTGGTCGTTGTATATCACGTGCTGCACGCTGCGATGGTCGCAAGCAGTGTCCACATGGTGAGGATGAGTTCGGTTGTAATGCATTAAAGAGTGGTCAATGTCCGCCAAATACATTCCGCTGTAAAAGCGGCGAATGCTTGCCCGAATACGAATATTGTAATGCAATCATTTCATGTCGAGATGGTAGCGATGAGCCACCACATTTGTGTGGTTCACGTTCAATGCCGACTTTCTTCCTGCGTCTGTTAAATGCTGGTGGTCTATTAGAGAATGAAGATGCATATTGTCCACATCGTTGCAGTAATGGTCGCTGTCGTTCGACGGCGATTGTTTGCTCGGGTCGTGATGGTTGTGGCGATGGTACCGATGAGAAGACATGTTCTGTTTGTA GATGTCCGGCGCCGCATATCAATAGCTTGCCAAATTACCTTGCCACACATCGTCCAATGCCGTTGTGGTAG